One Carassius gibelio isolate Cgi1373 ecotype wild population from Czech Republic chromosome A20, carGib1.2-hapl.c, whole genome shotgun sequence DNA segment encodes these proteins:
- the LOC127939050 gene encoding gap junction Cx32.2 protein-like produces MGDWGFLSALLDKVQSHSTVVGKIWMSVLFIFRILVLGAAAENVWGDERSNLVCNTNTPGCENVCYDWKFPISHIRFWVMQIIFVSTPTLVYLGHVVHVIHQENKLREEQKRNPMSKSPKYTNEKGKVEIKGSMLGSYLTQLFIKIILEVAFIVGQYYLFGFIMDRQFNCKRLPCTVETECFVSRPTEKTIFIIFMLVVACVSLALNVLEIFYLLCKRISGRNKKYRNAMYTSNSQYPSPFSVELDSVNGIRHNELNMAFQNRYGQSKGSLDGGKAEP; encoded by the coding sequence ATGGGAGACTGGGGGTTCCTCTCAGCTTTACTGGACAAAGTACAGTCCCACTCCACCGTCGTCGGCAAGATATGGATGAGCGTCCTCTTCATCTTCAGGATCCTGGTGCTGGGAGCAGCGGCGGAGAACGTGTGGGGTGACGAGCGATCCAACTTAGTGTGCAACACCAACACCCCTGGATGTGAGAACGTGTGCTATGACTGGAAGTTCCCCATCTCGCATATTCGCTTCTGGGTAATGCAGATCATCTTTGTTTCCACTCCAACTTTGGTATATCTGGGCCACGTGGTGCACGTCATCCACCAAGAGAACAAACTGAGAGAGGAGCAGAAAAGAAACCCGATGTCGAAGTCACCAAAATATACAAACGAAAAAGGCAAGGTTGAAATCAAAGGAAGCATGCTGGGTAGCTACTTGACCCAGCtgttcataaaaataattttagaggTGGCTTTCATCGTTGGACAGTATTATCTGTTTGGATTTATCATGGATCGTCAGTTCAACTGTAAGCGGTTGCCTTGTACAGTGGAGACTGAGTGTTTCGTGTCTAGACCCACAGAGAAAACCATCTTCATTATCTTCATGTTGGTGGTGGCATGTGTGTCTCTGGCCTTAAATGTTCTAGAAATATTCTATTTACTTTGTAAGAGGATAAGTGGGAGAAATAAGAAATATAGGAATGCAATGTATACTAGCAATTCTCAATATCCTTCACCTTTTTCAGTAGAACTTGATTCTGTGAATGGAATAAGGCACAATGAGTTAAACATGGCCTTTCAGAACAGATATGGTCAAAGCAAAGGCAGCCTTGATGGAGGCAAAGCTGAGCCATAA